From one Balneolaceae bacterium genomic stretch:
- a CDS encoding phytanoyl-CoA dioxygenase family protein, whose product MKKSEKQPGNAGVSYDLERSFNQRDNNESLRVLSEDDWTFWQENGYVIISDAVPEENVEATKELIWTFEEKDPDHPETWYRPPRREIEMTELVNSGMVEVYNHQALWNNRQHPKVYNAFVDIWGTENLWVSIDRVNLNFPVREGYEFEGFIHWDIDTSKDPLPVNVQGVLALSDTDDKTGGFQCVPELYRNFDEWVKNQPDDRDPFQPDISGFDIRKVNMKAGDLLIFNSMLPHGIRPNHSNRPRIAQYLSMTPAEEENEELTGMAHQILERSNCPTRLRFSRRSPKVGTGTC is encoded by the coding sequence ATGAAAAAATCAGAAAAACAACCCGGAAATGCAGGAGTCTCCTACGATCTGGAGCGTTCGTTTAATCAACGAGACAACAATGAATCTCTTCGGGTTCTCTCTGAAGATGACTGGACATTTTGGCAAGAGAATGGATATGTGATTATTTCTGATGCGGTACCCGAAGAAAATGTAGAAGCAACGAAAGAGCTGATCTGGACGTTTGAGGAAAAAGACCCCGACCATCCCGAAACCTGGTATCGTCCGCCTCGCCGTGAGATCGAAATGACAGAACTGGTAAACAGCGGCATGGTGGAGGTTTATAATCACCAGGCACTTTGGAATAACCGACAGCATCCAAAAGTGTATAACGCATTTGTGGATATTTGGGGAACGGAGAATTTGTGGGTTTCTATCGATCGTGTGAACCTGAATTTTCCGGTCAGAGAGGGCTATGAATTTGAAGGATTTATACACTGGGATATTGATACATCCAAAGATCCACTGCCGGTAAATGTACAAGGTGTTCTTGCGCTTTCGGATACCGACGATAAAACGGGTGGATTCCAATGCGTGCCTGAGCTTTACCGTAATTTTGATGAATGGGTGAAAAATCAACCCGACGACCGCGATCCGTTTCAGCCCGACATCTCCGGGTTTGATATCAGGAAAGTAAATATGAAAGCGGGGGACTTGTTGATATTTAACAGTATGCTTCCGCACGGAATCCGGCCCAATCATTCAAACCGGCCACGAATCGCTCAATATCTGTCCATGACTCCCGCCGAAGAGGAAAATGAGGAGCTGACGGGAATGGCGCATCAAATCCTGGAGAGATCGAATTGCCCCACAAGGTTACGCTTTTCCCGGCGATCCCCGAAAGTGGGAACAGGAACATGCTGA
- a CDS encoding S41 family peptidase, with protein sequence MPKVYLRICYFTPENFGEGIGEDDFSFFIDDYVEFRQSRQGISQDFGFEYGLVQTSSQSNNIYGYVQYVLDGTPADDAGLTRGDIFTGINGTALTVNNFRSLLANSTYELTMAESIEGTISETGETVSVSSTEITENPINISKVIDTGSSKVGYLLYNSFQTNSHENLNNVFGNFISEGIDELVLDLRYNGGGAVITSATLASMISGLGENEDFAVFTHNAKRSDENDTVPFLEEVLIIDENFNIVDRIEMNSLSIDRLFVLTGFGTASASEAVINGLNPFMDVTLIGRQTVGKDDASLTLYDTQDGAPYTNRDNANPDHKNAIQPIVLKIRNTN encoded by the coding sequence ATGCCGAAGGTGTATTTGAGGATCTGTTATTTTACTCCGGAAAATTTTGGTGAAGGCATCGGAGAAGATGATTTCTCCTTTTTTATTGATGATTATGTAGAGTTTCGACAAAGCCGCCAGGGCATTTCTCAGGATTTTGGATTTGAGTATGGACTCGTTCAAACCAGCAGTCAAAGCAATAACATTTACGGTTATGTACAGTATGTTCTTGATGGCACACCGGCTGATGATGCCGGCTTAACACGGGGAGATATTTTTACAGGTATTAACGGTACAGCTTTAACAGTTAATAATTTTCGTTCTCTTTTGGCCAACAGTACGTATGAGCTGACAATGGCAGAGTCTATTGAGGGTACAATCTCAGAAACCGGTGAAACAGTATCTGTCAGTTCCACAGAAATAACCGAAAATCCAATCAACATCTCCAAAGTGATCGATACGGGCAGCTCTAAAGTTGGATATCTGCTTTACAACTCCTTTCAAACAAATTCTCACGAAAATCTAAATAATGTTTTCGGAAATTTTATTTCTGAAGGTATTGATGAACTCGTGTTAGATCTCCGCTATAATGGCGGTGGGGCTGTAATTACAAGCGCCACACTTGCCAGCATGATATCGGGTTTGGGCGAAAACGAAGATTTTGCCGTATTTACCCATAATGCCAAGCGATCTGATGAGAATGATACAGTTCCATTTTTGGAGGAGGTACTCATTATTGATGAAAATTTTAATATCGTAGATCGGATAGAAATGAATTCTCTCTCCATTGACAGGCTCTTTGTACTTACAGGTTTTGGAACGGCATCAGCCAGCGAAGCGGTCATCAATGGATTAAATCCTTTTATGGACGTAACATTAATTGGCCGACAAACGGTTGGAAAAGATGATGCTTCTCTAACACTTTATGATACACAAGATGGCGCACCTTATACTAATCGCGACAATGCAAATCCGGATCATAAAAATGCTATTCAACCAATTGTGCTGAAGATCAGAAACACCAATTGA
- a CDS encoding alpha/beta hydrolase — MKPTESYGLNRFRTPTLEIYLPAKDQAQQVRAVVILPGGGYRGLAYDWEGTDFAKWFNSKGIAAFVLKYRLPISDSVVEPNEAPLQDAKRALRTVRANAEKWNLSKDEIGVMGFSAGGHLASTLGTHYNHEDSVASDSINTLSARPDFMILIYPVITMKEPYTHHGSRNNLLGENPSDEMVEYYSNEAQVTEDTPPHFYCMQRMMMPFP; from the coding sequence ATGAAACCGACAGAATCTTATGGATTGAACAGGTTCAGAACCCCAACTCTGGAGATCTATCTTCCGGCCAAGGATCAAGCTCAACAGGTCAGAGCTGTTGTCATTCTGCCCGGCGGTGGCTACCGGGGACTTGCCTACGACTGGGAAGGAACGGACTTTGCCAAATGGTTTAACTCCAAAGGCATTGCCGCTTTTGTATTGAAATACCGGCTGCCGATTTCCGATTCTGTGGTTGAACCGAATGAAGCTCCTCTCCAGGATGCAAAACGAGCCTTGCGTACCGTTCGGGCGAATGCTGAAAAATGGAATTTGTCGAAAGATGAAATTGGTGTGATGGGCTTCTCAGCCGGCGGACACCTGGCCTCTACCCTGGGAACACATTACAATCATGAAGACAGTGTCGCATCTGATTCCATCAATACACTCAGTGCCCGCCCGGATTTTATGATTTTGATCTACCCGGTTATCACTATGAAAGAACCGTACACCCACCACGGTTCACGAAATAATTTACTGGGTGAAAATCCCAGCGACGAGATGGTTGAATACTATTCGAATGAGGCGCAAGTCACCGAAGATACTCCCCCACATTTCTACTGCATGCAACGGATGATGATGCCGTTCCCGTAG
- a CDS encoding prolyl oligopeptidase family serine peptidase has translation MHATDDDAVPVENSLMFYKALKEKGHHPEMHIYPKGGHGFALAIGHDRLEGWTERVYEWMKTLD, from the coding sequence CTGCATGCAACGGATGATGATGCCGTTCCCGTAGAGAACAGCCTGATGTTTTATAAGGCACTTAAAGAAAAAGGACATCACCCGGAGATGCACATCTATCCCAAAGGCGGGCATGGATTTGCGTTGGCAATCGGACATGATCGTCTTGAAGGATGGACAGAGCGAGTCTATGAATGGATGAAGACCCTTGATTGA
- a CDS encoding phosphoribosylanthranilate isomerase, with amino-acid sequence MKPQIKICCISSKKEAKMALNVGASAIGLVGKMPSGPGPIDDKLIKEIANTVSTTIATFLLTSETSGKAIYEHHKRTQTNTIQVVDRPEDGTHEYLEKELSNIKRVQVIHIANEESVDEALFYAEKADLLLLDSGNPNLEVKELGGTGRTHNWEISRKIVEQSPIPIFLAGGLNAENVKQALDAVQPFGVDICSGVRTNGKLDPKKLENFVEAVLT; translated from the coding sequence ATGAAGCCACAAATTAAGATTTGCTGCATCTCTTCAAAAAAAGAAGCCAAAATGGCCCTCAATGTTGGAGCGTCTGCTATAGGATTGGTTGGAAAAATGCCCAGCGGGCCGGGCCCGATTGATGACAAACTCATAAAAGAAATTGCAAATACAGTTTCCACAACCATCGCAACATTTCTTTTAACAAGTGAGACATCCGGGAAAGCTATATATGAACATCATAAAAGAACACAAACAAATACCATTCAAGTTGTAGATCGGCCGGAAGATGGAACTCACGAGTATCTGGAAAAAGAGTTATCCAATATAAAACGCGTTCAGGTTATACATATAGCAAATGAAGAATCAGTTGATGAAGCGTTATTCTACGCCGAAAAAGCGGACCTCCTTTTGCTTGATAGCGGGAATCCCAACCTGGAAGTGAAAGAGCTGGGCGGCACCGGCCGGACCCACAATTGGGAGATCAGCCGGAAAATTGTTGAGCAATCTCCTATTCCCATTTTCCTTGCCGGCGGTTTGAATGCAGAGAATGTAAAGCAAGCCCTCGATGCCGTTCAACCTTTTGGTGTGGACATTTGCAGCGGAGTTCGCACCAACGGTAAGTTAGACCCAAAAAAGCTGGAAAATTTTGTTGAGGCTGTACTTACTTAA
- a CDS encoding protein kinase encodes MASSFLHYDITKKIGEGGMGVVYLAQDTRLNRKVALKFLPKHISKDQSKHDRFRVEAQAAAGLNHRNIAQVYAIEEANGELCIVLEYVKGDELKDVIDENKLTPEDKIEIAIDIAEGIKAAHEKGIVHRDIKSRNIMVNSSNKVKIMDFGLARLEGSDQPASSDTTAGTTAYMSPEQLRGNEADNRSDIWSYGVVLYELFTGALPFQGMHEAAIMYSITEEEPLSIDSDNSDIPEFIRQIINRCLEKNPEDRYQQMSDVLDDIKEGRKSGSESTKEQETISLKRNTYLIISAAVFTVLLTLFIFWWNNEFELLGNVPQKKHLAVLPIENISDDPNLESISAGLTETLSFRLSDLEQYENEYWVTPASEIRSANVASASQANEMFGVNLAIHSTIQTIQDSTRLILELIDADNIVRIETEQVTVSSRNLAQLEKESVQAMLNMLQIEVQPVMVETISRGEPNNPDAYEFYLKGRASLQEPANLEMIDDAVQHFENALDIDPEFALAYAGLGEAYWRKFVINQNVELVDQAKAALNKAQSIDENLPAVQFTMGLIEYGQGNYEAAIRYFENALKLDPEYTEAYSRLMANAYNIDRENPKEALKFMKRLLNRKPEYWIGYNAIWQFII; translated from the coding sequence ATGGCATCCAGTTTTTTGCATTACGATATTACAAAAAAGATAGGTGAAGGAGGGATGGGTGTTGTGTATTTGGCACAAGACACACGCCTGAATCGAAAAGTAGCACTCAAATTCCTGCCGAAACACATATCAAAAGATCAATCCAAACATGATCGTTTTCGGGTTGAAGCCCAGGCTGCGGCAGGTTTAAACCACCGAAACATAGCCCAGGTATATGCCATTGAGGAGGCAAATGGAGAGTTATGTATCGTTTTAGAATATGTAAAGGGGGATGAGCTTAAGGATGTAATTGATGAAAATAAACTGACGCCTGAAGACAAGATTGAAATTGCCATTGATATTGCCGAAGGGATTAAGGCAGCTCATGAAAAAGGGATCGTCCACAGGGATATCAAATCCAGGAATATTATGGTCAATTCCTCGAACAAGGTAAAGATCATGGATTTTGGCCTGGCACGATTGGAGGGGAGTGATCAGCCCGCCAGCAGTGATACAACGGCCGGTACTACGGCGTATATGTCGCCGGAACAATTGCGCGGAAATGAAGCAGACAACCGTTCAGATATATGGTCATACGGAGTGGTTCTCTACGAACTGTTTACCGGTGCACTGCCTTTCCAGGGGATGCACGAAGCGGCCATTATGTACTCCATTACAGAGGAGGAGCCGTTATCTATCGACTCCGATAATTCAGACATTCCGGAGTTTATACGGCAGATCATAAACCGGTGTCTGGAGAAAAATCCGGAGGATCGTTACCAGCAGATGTCCGACGTTTTAGATGACATAAAGGAGGGGCGAAAATCCGGAAGTGAATCCACGAAGGAGCAGGAGACAATTTCACTAAAAAGAAATACTTACTTAATAATCAGTGCTGCGGTGTTTACCGTTCTGCTCACCCTGTTCATCTTTTGGTGGAATAATGAGTTTGAGTTATTGGGGAATGTTCCACAGAAAAAACATTTGGCTGTTTTACCCATTGAAAATATAAGTGATGATCCGAACCTGGAATCTATTTCCGCCGGGCTGACCGAAACACTTTCCTTTAGGTTATCAGATCTTGAACAGTATGAAAATGAGTATTGGGTTACACCGGCCAGCGAAATTAGAAGTGCAAATGTAGCAAGTGCTTCCCAAGCTAATGAAATGTTTGGAGTAAACCTGGCGATACACTCTACTATTCAAACCATTCAGGACTCAACGCGGCTTATACTCGAACTTATTGATGCCGATAATATTGTAAGGATAGAAACTGAACAGGTAACAGTTTCATCCCGAAACCTGGCGCAACTGGAGAAAGAAAGCGTTCAGGCTATGTTGAATATGCTACAGATAGAAGTACAACCGGTGATGGTTGAGACAATCAGTCGAGGAGAGCCCAATAATCCCGATGCATACGAATTTTACCTGAAAGGCAGAGCAAGTCTCCAGGAACCGGCAAATCTTGAGATGATTGACGATGCCGTTCAACATTTTGAGAATGCTCTGGACATAGATCCAGAATTTGCACTGGCATACGCTGGATTAGGCGAAGCATATTGGAGAAAATTCGTGATCAACCAAAATGTTGAGTTGGTTGATCAAGCAAAGGCCGCACTCAATAAAGCTCAGTCTATCGATGAAAATTTACCAGCTGTACAATTTACGATGGGGCTTATTGAGTATGGGCAAGGTAATTATGAAGCTGCGATCAGGTATTTTGAAAATGCACTTAAACTCGATCCGGAGTATACGGAAGCATACAGTCGTCTGATGGCCAATGCTTATAACATTGATCGGGAGAATCCGAAAGAGGCATTGAAATTTATGAAGAGATTATTGAATCGAAAACCTGAGTATTGGATAGGTTACAATGCGATCTGGCAATTTATCATTTGA
- a CDS encoding tetratricopeptide repeat protein — MGEGYWRQYEITGDVEYVSLAETALNRANSVNDQLAPVQHLFGLVKSGTGNYEESINYFERALDIDPKYTASYREMANVYNEIGDTGKALDTYQKVIELKPDYWEGYKDLGVYHLSNGNFDGAIRNLEEVVEITPNNSKAFSNLGIAYFYKGDNSRAREMFEKSQELNQNPLTANNLAGLYFSDKMYTEAADMYKIVLDEYPNRYDVWGNYAAAVEFSGDSLEAIQHYKTAIEIAKQQHEVNPNDPLILADIGAYYSDLNNSIEARNYINRALDINNQNLFIRLRAVSIYEKLEMRQMAFQWISAEMIEDIESQPELQDLANDPAFQALKNQLVNQTNN; from the coding sequence TTGGGTGAAGGCTACTGGAGACAATATGAAATAACCGGCGATGTAGAATATGTAAGTTTAGCTGAAACAGCTCTGAATCGAGCCAACTCCGTCAACGATCAACTGGCACCGGTTCAGCATCTCTTTGGATTGGTAAAAAGTGGAACAGGAAATTACGAGGAATCGATTAACTACTTTGAACGAGCTTTGGATATAGATCCTAAGTACACCGCTTCATACCGCGAGATGGCAAATGTATATAATGAAATTGGTGATACGGGAAAAGCTTTAGATACATATCAAAAAGTCATTGAGTTAAAACCGGATTATTGGGAGGGATATAAAGATTTAGGCGTTTATCATCTCAGTAATGGCAATTTTGATGGTGCCATCCGGAACTTGGAAGAGGTTGTTGAGATCACACCAAACAATAGTAAAGCATTTTCGAATTTGGGCATCGCTTACTTCTATAAAGGAGATAATAGCAGAGCTCGTGAGATGTTTGAAAAATCGCAGGAACTGAATCAAAATCCGTTAACCGCGAATAACCTGGCCGGGCTCTATTTTTCAGATAAGATGTACACGGAAGCGGCCGATATGTATAAGATTGTTTTAGATGAGTATCCCAACCGATACGATGTTTGGGGGAACTACGCTGCAGCTGTTGAATTCAGCGGGGATTCGCTTGAAGCGATCCAACATTATAAAACAGCCATAGAGATAGCAAAACAACAGCATGAAGTGAATCCGAATGATCCGCTGATTTTGGCCGATATTGGGGCATATTACTCCGATTTAAACAACTCCATTGAAGCCAGGAACTATATCAATCGAGCACTGGACATTAACAATCAAAATCTTTTCATAAGATTACGTGCTGTATCGATCTACGAAAAGCTGGAGATGAGACAGATGGCTTTTCAATGGATTTCTGCGGAGATGATTGAGGATATTGAAAGCCAGCCGGAATTACAGGATTTAGCAAACGACCCTGCTTTTCAGGCACTTAAAAATCAACTTGTGAACCAAACGAATAACTAA
- a CDS encoding serine/threonine-protein kinase produces MSSSFLHYEIQRKLGQGGMGIVYLAKDTRLHRYVALKFLPAHIAKNEIERQRFEIEARAAAGLSHTNIAQVYAIEEVDDELFIVLEYVDGQELKDVIEEGELSTNDKLEIASQTASGIHAAHQKGVIHRDIKTRNIMIDISGNVKIMDFGLARLVGTDPITKTGTTIGTTAYMSPEQLRGSGADMRSDIWSYGVVLYELFSGELPFRGLHEPAVMYSITEDPPHPIDEKDAEVPEYIKTIIARCLEKNPEERYQTVGEILDDLKSQNLDSSENSSPPSRVSPMRTKYLAAGIVVVSLFIITFYFFRDGISGYGENLPDKRYLAVLPIENISGNPEMQAICDGLAETFSYRLSELEQYEDFYWVTPASEIRKENVLSASQANRIFGVNLAISASIQSVQDSTRMILELVDADNIRRLSTRQITVHADDLAALEFNAIKELLTMLEIDIQPRVQLAILEDAPSNPKAYEYYLKGRASLQKEMNLDDLNEAIDFFEQAVILDSAVCPWICRIG; encoded by the coding sequence ATGTCTTCATCCTTTTTACACTACGAAATTCAGAGAAAGCTTGGACAAGGCGGTATGGGAATCGTATATCTTGCAAAAGATACGCGATTACACAGATATGTTGCCCTCAAATTTTTACCTGCACATATCGCGAAAAATGAGATTGAACGTCAACGGTTTGAGATTGAAGCTCGGGCCGCTGCCGGTTTAAGTCACACCAATATTGCACAAGTATATGCCATCGAAGAAGTTGATGACGAGTTGTTTATTGTGCTGGAGTATGTTGATGGACAAGAGCTCAAAGATGTGATTGAGGAGGGGGAACTAAGTACCAATGATAAATTAGAGATTGCTTCACAAACAGCTTCAGGAATACACGCTGCACATCAGAAGGGAGTAATCCACAGGGATATTAAAACCCGAAATATTATGATAGATATCTCGGGAAATGTCAAAATTATGGATTTTGGTTTGGCACGGCTTGTGGGAACCGACCCTATCACAAAAACAGGGACGACCATTGGAACCACGGCATATATGTCGCCGGAACAACTAAGGGGAAGCGGAGCCGATATGCGATCTGATATATGGTCCTATGGAGTTGTGCTGTATGAGCTGTTTTCCGGTGAACTGCCATTTCGGGGCTTGCATGAACCTGCCGTTATGTACTCTATCACAGAAGATCCTCCTCATCCGATAGACGAGAAAGATGCAGAAGTTCCGGAGTATATAAAGACTATTATTGCCCGTTGCCTGGAGAAGAATCCTGAAGAACGCTACCAAACTGTAGGGGAGATTCTGGACGATCTGAAGTCACAAAATTTGGACTCTTCAGAGAATAGCTCGCCTCCTTCCCGAGTCTCGCCAATGAGAACTAAGTATTTAGCCGCGGGCATTGTGGTCGTTAGTTTGTTCATTATTACATTCTACTTCTTCCGGGATGGGATCAGCGGGTATGGAGAGAATTTACCGGACAAGCGATACCTCGCTGTTTTACCTATTGAAAACATTAGTGGAAATCCGGAAATGCAGGCCATTTGTGATGGATTGGCAGAGACATTTTCATATCGATTGTCTGAACTGGAACAGTATGAGGATTTCTATTGGGTTACTCCTGCAAGCGAAATCAGAAAGGAAAATGTGTTGAGTGCTTCCCAGGCGAATCGCATATTTGGCGTGAATTTGGCGATATCTGCCAGTATCCAAAGTGTTCAGGACTCAACAAGAATGATTCTTGAACTGGTTGATGCCGACAATATTCGTCGATTGAGTACCCGACAAATTACCGTACATGCTGATGACCTGGCAGCATTGGAGTTCAATGCCATCAAAGAGCTGCTGACTATGCTTGAGATTGATATCCAGCCCAGGGTGCAGCTTGCAATTCTGGAAGATGCACCTTCAAACCCAAAAGCTTACGAATATTATCTGAAAGGCAGAGCGAGCCTCCAAAAAGAGATGAATTTAGATGATTTGAATGAAGCGATTGACTTTTTCGAACAAGCGGTAATTTTGGACTCCGCAGTTTGCCCTTGGATATGCCGGATTGGGTGA
- a CDS encoding GAF domain-containing SpoIIE family protein phosphatase: MSNIEKLQAENRQLQLAINELKILNDIATTISSVQSVDEIINQIVMKCIKHIGVEEGTINLLEMNTEGEDFHTMVRHRDTSGVKVPFRMDAGLKGWMLKNRTSFVSNDIRHDDRFQFLTDDEYPFDSILCVPLIVKGEMTGYLAVFNKRKGDFTDEDRRLLSIIGSQSAQIIENARLLEEEKRLITLQEELSMATQIQRKLLPDATPDISGYQLFATNIPAKSVGGDYYDFVPLSDDRLAFCLADITGKGMPAAMLMANLQATFRSQVLVNDDCAICIKRTNTLLYRSTESTKFATMIYGALDPKSGQIKYTNGGHDCPILFKKNQAPLELESTGLLLGIFEESDYTQESIQLEPGDLLLIFSDGITEAMNSDLEMFGTNRLEELVQKNVDKPVSEIGSIILDGIKEHAGGNTQSDDITLMLIKRV; encoded by the coding sequence ATGTCAAACATCGAAAAACTTCAAGCCGAAAACAGGCAGCTTCAGCTTGCAATCAATGAGTTGAAAATTCTTAATGATATTGCAACCACAATCTCTTCTGTTCAGTCAGTGGATGAAATCATTAACCAAATTGTAATGAAATGCATCAAGCATATTGGTGTGGAAGAGGGTACGATAAACCTCCTGGAGATGAATACCGAAGGCGAAGATTTTCATACCATGGTTCGGCACCGCGATACCTCGGGTGTAAAAGTACCTTTCAGAATGGATGCCGGCCTGAAAGGATGGATGCTTAAGAACCGGACCTCTTTTGTAAGTAATGATATACGCCATGATGATCGGTTTCAATTTCTCACGGATGATGAATACCCCTTCGATTCTATCCTCTGCGTACCGTTAATTGTTAAAGGCGAAATGACCGGCTACCTGGCTGTATTTAATAAAAGAAAAGGGGATTTTACGGATGAAGATCGGCGGTTGCTCTCCATCATCGGTTCTCAGTCTGCACAAATCATTGAGAATGCTCGTTTGCTCGAAGAGGAAAAGAGATTGATTACGCTCCAGGAAGAACTCAGTATGGCAACGCAGATTCAGCGAAAGTTACTCCCCGATGCTACTCCTGATATTTCGGGTTATCAACTGTTTGCTACAAATATTCCTGCAAAATCTGTGGGTGGTGATTATTACGATTTTGTACCACTCTCTGATGACCGGCTTGCTTTCTGTCTCGCGGATATCACCGGGAAAGGAATGCCTGCAGCAATGCTGATGGCAAATCTCCAGGCTACGTTCAGAAGTCAGGTTCTTGTAAATGATGATTGTGCCATCTGCATAAAACGCACGAATACGCTGCTTTACAGAAGTACAGAATCAACAAAATTTGCTACAATGATTTACGGGGCATTAGATCCAAAATCCGGGCAGATTAAATACACGAATGGAGGCCATGATTGCCCGATACTTTTCAAGAAAAACCAAGCTCCACTGGAGCTTGAATCCACCGGTTTGTTACTCGGCATTTTTGAAGAGTCAGATTATACGCAGGAATCGATACAACTTGAACCCGGCGATCTGCTGTTGATATTTAGTGATGGGATAACAGAAGCAATGAATTCGGATTTGGAAATGTTTGGCACAAACCGCCTGGAAGAGTTGGTTCAAAAAAATGTCGATAAACCCGTTTCCGAAATTGGTTCTATCATTTTAGATGGTATTAAAGAACACGCCGGAGGTAATACACAAAGTGATGATATCACCCTGATGCTGATTAAAAGGGTTTAA
- a CDS encoding response regulator, with product MEKQTILVIDDEKSTHVMLKAMLGKDYNLMFANSAQEGIDLAAENSINLVLLDIQMPELSGIELLESIMTDTVMRSIPVIVMTGKATEDIEEEARDIGAADFVSKEFLFSNKDEFKEKLDEHLLDKAKQSKHSDRYKQDFRTIIKKIQTEAVHGDFFSACRKLAVGLMNSFEIDYISFWKIQRSKPSLILSIGDRQPENFGPDELMSERAFRELARTKRPYMTNNPRSEKKGIFADTSKELGLSSEAGIPLFKIDKETFTKNGMVIPGSTPLFGFVILKRNRVFTTKEYKLLSRFVIQCGTILWGLYRKLYSGNA from the coding sequence ATGGAGAAACAGACAATTTTGGTAATTGATGACGAGAAGTCTACTCACGTAATGCTCAAAGCAATGCTTGGGAAGGACTACAATCTAATGTTTGCCAATAGCGCACAAGAGGGAATTGATCTGGCAGCAGAAAACTCTATTAACCTTGTACTTCTCGATATCCAGATGCCCGAACTTTCCGGTATTGAACTTCTTGAATCTATCATGACAGACACCGTTATGAGAAGTATACCGGTAATTGTTATGACCGGAAAAGCAACTGAGGATATTGAAGAGGAGGCTCGTGATATTGGAGCGGCTGATTTTGTCTCAAAAGAGTTCCTGTTTTCAAACAAAGATGAGTTTAAAGAAAAACTGGACGAACACCTCCTTGACAAGGCAAAACAGTCTAAACATTCAGATCGATATAAACAGGATTTCCGCACCATCATCAAAAAAATACAGACCGAAGCGGTACACGGTGATTTCTTCTCTGCATGCAGAAAATTGGCCGTCGGATTGATGAATTCATTTGAGATCGATTACATCTCTTTCTGGAAAATCCAGCGATCGAAGCCGAGTTTAATTCTCTCAATCGGAGACCGTCAGCCTGAAAATTTCGGGCCAGACGAATTGATGTCCGAACGCGCCTTCAGAGAGTTGGCTCGCACCAAGCGTCCCTACATGACCAATAATCCGCGATCTGAGAAAAAGGGAATATTTGCCGATACTTCAAAAGAACTTGGCCTGAGTTCTGAAGCCGGAATTCCACTTTTTAAAATCGACAAAGAGACATTTACAAAAAACGGCATGGTCATTCCGGGAAGCACCCCCCTGTTTGGTTTTGTTATTTTAAAAAGGAACAGAGTCTTTACTACAAAAGAATATAAACTTCTCTCACGGTTCGTTATTCAATGCGGCACAATACTTTGGGGTTTGTACAGAAAACTGTATTCAGGCAATGCCTAA